The Lactuca sativa cultivar Salinas chromosome 2, Lsat_Salinas_v11, whole genome shotgun sequence genome includes the window ctgctctttaagtttttgattcttcaTTATACTTGAGTGtagagattacatgacacaaaatttctagttgtgacaccaaCATATCCAGCTTTCATGAAATGGGGCTAGAATGTTATTGGTTGGGTATGCATTTCTGTTTATTATCTGAAGTGTTGGACAAATTGCTAATTTCTTTATTTCATTTTGCAATTTTGAATGGTAGTTTTGGTTTTATTGGTAACCCCAGGCAGGTTCATGAATTTTaatatttcttttttgttttattgTAGGTTATCGATAAACCTTGGGTGCCCTACCCTTCCATGGCTTCTGATTGTTTTCAAGCTTTTGCTATGGATCCCATGCAAGCaataggtaaatgacaattttgtCCATCCTTATCTTTATACACAAATAAATGGTAATATTGAAATGTTAATGatttcaaaatgttttttttaactcaAAGTTTACTTTTAATATTTTTGAAGATACATGTAGACGAGATGTTAAAGGAAGGAGAAGGGTAAACAAATGCTTACTCATAATTTCGATTTTTGAATGTTTTTATAGCCTCAAGttttttcaaaatgtttttcGGTTGTTTAAGTAGCCTCAACTTTTGAATGTCACTTTGGAATTCATTTGAAGGCCATGCTGGATTTCCTAGAAATTGAACTGAGCTGCACCATCTTGATGATGGTATCACAATCTAGTATATGTGGTATGTAAGGAAGTGTTGCACGATTAATAATGTATAATCAGTCATGTGTTATTACACATTTTCATATTTTGTGATTCTTATATAATCCTATTATTTTTGAACAGCgtaaacatttcatattttatgtCGTCGTGATTTGTTTCTTTTTATCGGTTATTTAGTGTATCAtctaacaaataacaacatagtttGATTATTTTGTCTTCAACATGTACTTTCTTTTGGAACATAACACTTTTGTAAATGAAACATATCACCGAAATAATTTACACGCCCTGCCGCTTTGCGTGGGTACactgctagtatatatatatatatatatatatatatatatatatatatatatatatatatatatatatatattaaaaactataaaagAAGAAAATGGATAGTTTcttcattttacatgttttacattaagaaatgtattaattattttataaattcttttaatCATTCGGTATCGGAACTTCACTTCGAGTGCCTTCTGTCAGTATCATAGATGTATTTCGACCACCAGCGGCGACACTGATTCCTGAAATTCCATTTGCTAAAGATAAAATGCAAGTCAACGCAGGAGCGCTGAAGCAAAGCCACCGAGTCACAAAACCATACCACTTCCATTTCTGGAAGGTATAACAATTTCTGCGAAACTACGTTGTAATTTTGTAGAAACCGGATGAGAAGCAAAAGCAATATCAAACAACAATCTGTATGTAAGTatgtttaattataaaaaaagaaGAAGTTAAAATGCTTTCACACCATGATCAGTCATGTGCATATATGTGATATAGGAAATACGTTCCCTACAAATCCTAATTCATATCTGAATCCATCTTCTTTCAATTCCTTGATTAATGCTATGGATGTTGACTTCTCTTCATTCTTCTTTCCACAACAGTGCCATCAGTTCACAATTTCGGAGATTAACTTAGCAACCCATAACTTCAACGAGTCATTGATAATCGGTCATGGGGGGTTTGGCATGGTTTACAAAGGAACCATCACTAATGGGTCAACTCATTTGGTTGTGGCCATTAAGCGCATGGATTCAACCTCTAATCAAGGAGCAGCAGAGTTCTGGAATGAAGTTCAGATGCTTTCTAAGTTAAGACACTGCCACTTAGTGTCTTTGATCGGTTATTGCAATCATGGTGAAGAGATGATCCTTGTTTACGAGTATATCCCCCATGGAAGCCTTGAAGATCATCTGCACAAATTTCAAACTCCTTTATCCTGGATTCGACGACTCAAGATATGCATAGGGGTTGCTCGTGGCTTAGATTATCTTCACACTGGCACAGGTATTAAGCATGGTGTTATACATCGCGATGTGAAAACTTCAAACATATTGTTAGATGATAATTGGGCTGCAAAGATTTCTGATTTTGGATTGTCGAAACTAGCTCCTATAAATCAACCTTTGACTTATGTCAACACTTTTGTGAAAGGCACTTTTGGATACCTAGATCCAGACTATTACGCAACGGGTAGGTTGACAAGAAAGTCTGATGTGTATGCGTTTGGGGTAGTATTACTTGAAGTTCTCAGTGGAAAACGAGCAGTGGATACAAGTCTTGATGATGAGCATTGGGGTTTAGTAAATTGGGCTCAAGAATCTATGAAAGAAGGTAGGTTAAAGCAAATTGTTGATTATACTATAAGAGTGGGAGTGATGCCTAAATGTTTGAAGCAGTTTGCACATCTTGCAAATCGGTGTGTGCATGATAATCCAAAGCAACGGCCTACAATGGCTGAGGTTGTGGCATGCCTTGAGTCTATACTAGTCTTACATGAGAAAGCCATAGCCATGTCCATGAGAACTTTTTGGGGTAGAAGGTTAAACTCTTTGGAGTTCTACTTTGATACTGTTGGAGGTGAAAATAGAATCTTACGAAGGTTTGAGTTTAAAACTATTAATGTTGCAACTGAGAATTTCGCTAAGGATAATAGAATGTTAAGATGTAGCTTGGCTCCATTCATGTACAAGGTATCTTATATAATTACATTATTTTTGGGTTTCGAAAGGATGCTTAAAGCTGAAAGTTAGTTAATTTTTCTTCTCAGGGAAAGTTACAAAACGGACGAGGAATATCAATTGCTAGAATAGGTTGTCAAGATTATAAAAATGAAGTGTCATTAATGGTAAAACTTGAGCATGAGAATTTGCTTCCATTGATTGGGTATTCCATTGAAGGAAAAAAAGTATACCTTGTCTATGACTTTGCATTCTGTTCCAATCTACATCTCTCGATAATTGGTATGACTTCTTTTTTTAAAATATGGATTTCATATTATATGTAAAGTTTAAGCTGAAATGAAAGATTAAACTTGGCTAACATTTTTCTCGATGATATGTCTTTGTAGGACTTTTGGACTGGAATAAGCGCAAGAAAGTAATACTGGGTGTTGCTAGGGCACTTCTTTACCTTCACCAGCATGATGTAATACATGCTAATGTTATACCTGGAAACATTCTTTTAGATGAAAGTTTCCACCCCAAACTGTCAAATCTTGAATTCTCAAGGTGTTTAACAACAATAAACGAGGCTGTTTTTGTCGAAATGGGTACAATGTGGGAGACCTTGTAAGTACACAACCATTCATTTAGAAATTGTCAATCTTCGGGAATGAACCCTTCAGATGTTCTTGAATTTTCTAAAGTTAGATGATTCAAAATCATTAGTGTTTAATTTACACCTCACATGTCACGGTTTCTTGAATTTTCAGATGTTCTTGAATTATTCCCTTAATAGTGATAACCATTGTAAAATCTTGTACCCCATTACCAATTCGACATTTTTGATTGATAAAGATGTTGCTATAGGTATTAGTGAGCAAGAAGGTAATCTCCATTCTCCAATTTAATTTCCTCGAATAGATATAAAAATTGAGTTCATTTAGGAAGAAGTCTTTACAGTAGTAATTTAAGCGACGTACCTTCAACTTTGTAGGGTCTAAGTTATCTTTCATGGAAAACTGCATTTGATATAGAACATACCCAGATACGTGTGTGTTTGTGTTATCTTTTTCCTTCACAAAATTTGAATGATTTGTAGTAATGGTCGAAGCTAATAATATATGCATATGTGACAGGGAATATATCGCACCAGAACTGCATCAGGCTAATCGTCTGTCAGCTAAGGCTGATGTGTATAGTTTTGGTGTCTTGGTTTTGGAAACCACAATTGGGTGTCGTATGTACAACTGCTTAAAACGAAATGTAAGTATTATTATCGATGACCAGATTCTATGATGTTAGTATTGTGCATCTATAATATCATTCACAtcctatatattaaaaaaaaaaaaaaaaaaacatatactgCTTTTTGAAATTGACCCAAGCTTTAAAAGGAATTTTCATACAAATTTATCAACCTTTTTCCACTTGTAACATGCCCTTCAATGTGATTATGGATTTCTGATTTAAATCATGGAAAAGCATTTTGGTTGTTCTTTTTCCTTTTAAGTTttgtataatgtcttaattttGTGGCGTGAGAGAGAAATGTTATATGATGGTGTTACGTTTTTTGAGAAATTCAAACGGACTACATGTAATAAGTGAAGTATAAAGGTATGTGAAATTGTTGTAGGTTTGGAAAAATTGGATGGAAGGAACATCTTCAAATATACTTGATCCTAGAATTCATGGCAATCCAAGTTCCATAACAAGATTCATCCACATCGGGTTGCTGTGTGTTCAAGAAGATGCAGATAACAGACCAACAATGGAAGAAGTTGTTGGCATGCTGACTAACAGTTCATCCATCAACCTCCCTATACCAAAAGAATATGTGCCACCATGGATGATATATGATTAAGATTATACAAAATCATACGAATGTCATGTGACTATGATTCTAGGGCAGTTGAGGAGTTCATATCAGAGTTCTGAAGATTCCTTCAAGCCATCAATAGACTCTTAGGATCATAGAAATAAGATCGTGTATTGTATTATAGGTCTCTTATTTTCTTTGTTGGTTAAACAAAAGTCGGCTCTTATTTATGATAATATTTTGAGTTATTATGATGTTGAAATTTCTTGTAGAACACTAAAGCAAAGTGCATTTCTTCAAAGTTAAAACACAAAAGGAATGAAGAAACCAAATGAATGTACGTGTTCAAAACAAAAAGGTTCACGGACTTCAAGGGATAGtggctttatttatttatttat containing:
- the LOC111886021 gene encoding probable kinase CHARK isoform X1, with amino-acid sequence MCIIDVFRPPAATLIPEIPFAKDKMQVNAGALKQSHRVTKPYHFHFWKCHQFTISEINLATHNFNESLIIGHGGFGMVYKGTITNGSTHLVVAIKRMDSTSNQGAAEFWNEVQMLSKLRHCHLVSLIGYCNHGEEMILVYEYIPHGSLEDHLHKFQTPLSWIRRLKICIGVARGLDYLHTGTGIKHGVIHRDVKTSNILLDDNWAAKISDFGLSKLAPINQPLTYVNTFVKGTFGYLDPDYYATGRLTRKSDVYAFGVVLLEVLSGKRAVDTSLDDEHWGLVNWAQESMKEGRLKQIVDYTIRVGVMPKCLKQFAHLANRCVHDNPKQRPTMAEVVACLESILVLHEKAIAMSMRTFWGRRLNSLEFYFDTVGGENRILRRFEFKTINVATENFAKDNRMLRCSLAPFMYKGKLQNGRGISIARIGCQDYKNEVSLMVKLEHENLLPLIGYSIEGKKVYLVYDFAFCSNLHLSIIGLLDWNKRKKVILGVARALLYLHQHDVIHANVIPGNILLDESFHPKLSNLEFSRCLTTINEAVFVEMGTMWETLEYIAPELHQANRLSAKADVYSFGVLVLETTIGCRMYNCLKRNVWKNWMEGTSSNILDPRIHGNPSSITRFIHIGLLCVQEDADNRPTMEEVVGMLTNSSSINLPIPKEYVPPWMIYD
- the LOC111886021 gene encoding probable serine/threonine-protein kinase CST isoform X2 — its product is MISHVHICDIGNTFPTNPNSYLNPSSFNSLINAMDVDFSSFFFPQQCHQFTISEINLATHNFNESLIIGHGGFGMVYKGTITNGSTHLVVAIKRMDSTSNQGAAEFWNEVQMLSKLRHCHLVSLIGYCNHGEEMILVYEYIPHGSLEDHLHKFQTPLSWIRRLKICIGVARGLDYLHTGTGIKHGVIHRDVKTSNILLDDNWAAKISDFGLSKLAPINQPLTYVNTFVKGTFGYLDPDYYATGRLTRKSDVYAFGVVLLEVLSGKRAVDTSLDDEHWGLVNWAQESMKEGRLKQIVDYTIRVGVMPKCLKQFAHLANRCVHDNPKQRPTMAEVVACLESILVLHEKAIAMSMRTFWGRRLNSLEFYFDTVGGENRILRRFEFKTINVATENFAKDNRMLRCSLAPFMYKGKLQNGRGISIARIGCQDYKNEVSLMVKLEHENLLPLIGYSIEGKKVYLVYDFAFCSNLHLSIIGLLDWNKRKKVILGVARALLYLHQHDVIHANVIPGNILLDESFHPKLSNLEFSRCLTTINEAVFVEMGTMWETLEYIAPELHQANRLSAKADVYSFGVLVLETTIGCRMYNCLKRNVWKNWMEGTSSNILDPRIHGNPSSITRFIHIGLLCVQEDADNRPTMEEVVGMLTNSSSINLPIPKEYVPPWMIYD
- the LOC111886021 gene encoding proline-rich receptor-like protein kinase PERK9 isoform X3; the protein is MVYKGTITNGSTHLVVAIKRMDSTSNQGAAEFWNEVQMLSKLRHCHLVSLIGYCNHGEEMILVYEYIPHGSLEDHLHKFQTPLSWIRRLKICIGVARGLDYLHTGTGIKHGVIHRDVKTSNILLDDNWAAKISDFGLSKLAPINQPLTYVNTFVKGTFGYLDPDYYATGRLTRKSDVYAFGVVLLEVLSGKRAVDTSLDDEHWGLVNWAQESMKEGRLKQIVDYTIRVGVMPKCLKQFAHLANRCVHDNPKQRPTMAEVVACLESILVLHEKAIAMSMRTFWGRRLNSLEFYFDTVGGENRILRRFEFKTINVATENFAKDNRMLRCSLAPFMYKGKLQNGRGISIARIGCQDYKNEVSLMVKLEHENLLPLIGYSIEGKKVYLVYDFAFCSNLHLSIIGLLDWNKRKKVILGVARALLYLHQHDVIHANVIPGNILLDESFHPKLSNLEFSRCLTTINEAVFVEMGTMWETLEYIAPELHQANRLSAKADVYSFGVLVLETTIGCRMYNCLKRNVWKNWMEGTSSNILDPRIHGNPSSITRFIHIGLLCVQEDADNRPTMEEVVGMLTNSSSINLPIPKEYVPPWMIYD